The genomic interval ATGATATTTTCTCGATTGGAGGGCCCTCTTAAATGGATCCTTTAAATTTCTTTTAAAATCGAGCCGCTATGTATGTGATTAAATCTTTCCGATTCTAAGTTCGTTTGGTTAAAAACCGAATTTGCATTTTAACCTGGACCTATTTCTTTCCCGAGCGCTCGGTAAGAGGTAATTATAAAGATTTCGATGTAGGATAATGGATCGAATTCTCGGGACTTGAACGGTTTAAATTCCGATCGAAGAGGATAAAAATATGGACTTAGAAATCGAAGGCTAAGAGTTTTGTATTGGGTAAAATAGGGCAGCTAAGTCCGAGATATTTATATATGGGAATTCGGAATGTTATTTTACTATTATTCTCACTTTTTCTATTCTCAAGTAACGTTTTGTCGAAAGGGATCAACGACAAAAACTGGATAAATCGTCATGATATCAAGGAAATTCGATCAATTTTTGATAGGATAGAAACGGGGATTAAAAACAAAGAATTAACGATTCGTAAAAAGGAGTTTCCCTATTTAAAACCGTATAAGCCGACTTTGAAAATGGCCTTCTTCAATAAAAAAAACGTAATTTGCAAATATGTAGAAGAAATGGGATCTGACGATTCCGCGATAAAAATAGAATACTATTACGATAATCTGAAAGTTTTGCGTTTTGTCTTTATTACCGGCGGCGCAGTAAACGGCACGCGTTTAGAGCATCGCTTATATTTCGACTCTTACGGAAAAAGAATTTGGGAGATTCGTGAAATCGTCGAGGGTTCGGGTTACTCGTTTCCGCACGAATGGCCGGAAGAGGAAATCGTCCGGAATCCTGAAAAAGCGTTTAACGGTTAACGTAGATTGCACAAATGATTATTAATTTAGACGATAGAAAAGGATTAAAATCTGCGGGATATCCGAGATGAATAAACTCGTAATATTTTGCATATTAATCCTAGGTTTTAATATTTATTCCGAGAAAGAAAAGTATCTCTCAGAAAACTCACCGACCAAACTTAGGACAAAACCTTCCAACGATTCTAAAGTCCTAAATGTAATTCCTCCTTTAACTTCGATCGAGGTTGCCATGACTAAAGTTCGACGATTATCCAAAGGAAAAGAGAAACATTGGTACTATTTTCCAGATGGGAAAGGGTATATCAACGGAATACGGTCGTTTAAAATCAAAACTCCGGCTGATGCCAAGTCATTAGAATTAACGAGGCAAAATTCAACCTGTCTGAGTATTTCATCCGAAAGATTATTGTTGTCGGAAAATAAAGCGGCTTATTACGCCGATTTTGCTAACGAAGGAGAAGAGAGCGTTAGGGTAAAGCAGGAAGGGTTTTATCAAATTACGGATGGTGGCATCGTGGTTACGCTAGTTTCAGGATCCGAGGAGATTCTTCTTTGCAATGAGGGGCATGATGCGGAAGGAAAACCTTGCGTAAAACCGCTAAAGCCGAAGAAGATAGATATAAAATATTATGAATCATTGAGAGGATTCCTGAATTCAGAAGACGAGCTACCGACCGCCATGTATAGGAAGTCATACTCAAAAAATTGCACGATCACTACCGTCGACAAAGTGAATTTATGCTACGGTAAGCCTGACACAATCGTAACCGGCTATTGGTGCATTAAAGAATAGAGTTCACGCTTAGTTCTTTTTTGTAAAGTCTTGTGTTATTCGCAGAATCCTTACCGAAAAGCGAAAAGGGGCGCCACTTCCGTAGCGCCCGACAAAAGTCAGTGTGAAGCCAGCCAGCTCACTAAATCTTTTAATACTTGCTCCCTATCTGCGGGGAGTTCATTCATCGTCTCGTGAAATAGACCTTCGTAGATCTTCATTGTTTTATCCTTAGAGGGAATTGCTGCAAAGGCTTCTTCCGTTCCGGCGGAAAGTGCGATCGCATCCTCCTTTCCGTGAAATAAATAAACGGGAAGATTGATTTTAGATGCTTTCTCTAAGGCTTTTTCTTTTGAGTTAAGGATAAAGTCTCCCAGATACGCGCCCGCCTTATCATGGACTAGCGGATCATTTTTATAAGCGGCGACTGCGGTTTCATCCCGAGATAAAGTGGCGGCATCTAATCCGGTCGAGATAGTGAAGCCAGGAGAAGTACCGGCTATTAATCCAAGCATTCCTTTTTTGATTTTTGCGATTAGATTCGTTTTTACCTCGATAGGAAGACTACTGAGGACCAATCGATCCAAATTTGCCTGATATCCCGGATCTCCCGCATAAAAAAGAGAGATTAAGGCACCCATCGAGTGGCCCATCAGGGTAACTTTTAAAACTCCTTCTTTTTGTTTTGCAATGCCGATCAATTGGTCCAGATCGCTCAGGAATTGGTTAAAATCAGTCACTACACCGCGATCCCCCTCGGACTTTCCGTGACCGCGGGAATCGATTAAATAAACGTTATATCCTTTTCCGGAGAGCGCTCCCAATAGATTTTCGTATCGCCCTCCGTGTTCTCCGATTCCGTGTTGAACGACTAAGACTCTCGGTTTCGAAGCATTTTTCGATCTATAGCTGCGATAATAGATGGAAGTATTGCCTACGCCGGTGAATTTTCCATCTTCGATACGGTAGGAATTTTCCAGATTAGATTTAACTTCATCGCCGGCTAAGAGGGTTCCGGTCATTGAAAACGACAATATTAGATAGCTCAGTGCAATTCTTAAGATCTTTCCTTTAAAAATAGATTCCATAAGTTTTTTCCCATAAAGTTCCTGATTCATTTGCATTTTTCCCGATTCCTTGCGCTGGTATATATTTCAAGACTCGTCTGATTCAAAATGTCTATGAAGAAAATGCTGAAACCGGCTTTCGACATTTCAAACTTGTTAGATTCCAAGCTTTCTTTCATAAGTTTGATTCATTCAGTTATAGTAGAGTTTCATTTATAGCAGGGAAAGAAAATTTCTAGATGTACCGAAGCTTTTTAACCGTTCTATTTTGAACGATTGTAATTCTTTACATTTTTAGGAGCGCCAATTCTTATCCATGCAATCCTCTTTCAGAATATTTATCGTCGAGACTGGACTTAATATGCGCGGCGATAATCGGTGAATCCATTTAGCGATTGTTTGCTCGAAATGGGTATGACTAAGATATCGGATTTTTTATCGATTTAGATCCGTATCCATACATTTTAATTCCGAAATTTTAGAGTGAAAAGATTCATTCAATTCGAAAGGCTATTTCTTTCCGATTCTAAGAAAGCGATCGAAAGTATTTAGATTCTACTCGAGGAATATATGATCCGGAAAAAATAAGTATTCTATATTGCAATAAAATCGTTACTTATGTTCGATTTTTCGGAAAGGAACGAAATTTTCTAAATGCGAAAACCTCTCCATCCAATTCCGCAAATTAGGGTATTCATCGATATCGATTTTCGCGTCTTTGGATACTGAACAAAACGGAAAACAGGAAACGTCGGCTAATGTGGGCCTGTTTAATTCTATCCAGTCGCGATTAGCTAAGTGATCATTTAAGATACTATATGCCTTTTTTCCTCTTTCCTGAAACGTTTCTCCATTTCCCCCGATCTTAAACTTGTAGTGAACTCGGGCCAGTCCCACTCCATTGTTTAACTCGTTTGCATCAAAGAATATCCATTGCAAAACGATTGCTTTACTTTGCAAACTCCGGGGGAGCCATTGATCTTCGCCGTATTTTTCGGCCAAATATATTGAGATTGCGTGACTGTCCCAGATTGTGATATCATTTTCGACTAGTACGGGTATTTGAGAGACCGGATTTATTTTTTTAAAAGAGTCTCCATTCTGCTCCGAGCGCAGCAAATCTACGGAAATTTCCTTAAACTCTAAATTCAAAAGACTAAGCATCAGTCTTGCTCGATATGAGTTTACGGATATTGAATGACTATAAAGGATTCTTTCCATCGCATAATTCCTTCTCGGGTGCCTAATACTACCGATCGGTCGGTAACTGTAAAGAATTTTTGCGTTGAAGTTAGGTCAAGTAGGCATTTTTAGGGAATCATATTTATTAATGTTACAGATTGTTTTCTCTTTTCACCGGAGTTTCAGTACCGATCTTCGATAGGGGCGGATTGTACTTTCTCGATTCTGTTTCTTGCTTGATTCATTTCCACTAAAATCGCCGAGGCCGAGCGGATTCTTGCGCTTTTTGATCGTATATTCCCTGGATTTCGGCGAACCTTACAGTTTCTCGGTTTCTTATTTTGGAAGTATTTTAATTTCTTATGAACCGTTTTTTAATGGGAGTTCGTTTTGTTCAGACCAGGTCCATAGGTCGCCTTCGAAATTCGAAGCGGAATTTACATTGCCTTGCTCGAGGGTTCGTTCCATTTCAAGTAAATATTGTTTATTAGGTAATCCACCTCCGTATCCGGTGAGACTTCCATTCGAACCGATAACTCGGTGGCAGGGAACGACGATTGCCATCGGGTTCTTACCGTTAGCCAGCCCGACTGCGCGAGAAGCGTTCGGGTTATCGATCCTACGTGCTAACTCTCCGTAGGAAATAATTTCTCCAAATGGTATCTTGATAAGTTCCGCCCATACCCTTTTTTGGAAAGGAGTTCCTATCATAGTCAGAGGCAGATCGAATTTTTTTAGGTGTCCGGCAAAATAGGCATTAAGTTGCTCGCGAGCAAGCGATATCGGTTCCAGATTCGAGCGCTCGATCCAGTCCTCTTCGATATCGGCGCCGTATTTTTGATTATCCATGCAGATTCGTGTGATGCTGATTCCGTTCGAGACGATAAGAAGTTCGCCGATCGGCGAACCTATTTTTGCGTAGTA from Leptospira fainei serovar Hurstbridge str. BUT 6 carries:
- a CDS encoding glutathione S-transferase family protein; translated protein: MERILYSHSISVNSYRARLMLSLLNLEFKEISVDLLRSEQNGDSFKKINPVSQIPVLVENDITIWDSHAISIYLAEKYGEDQWLPRSLQSKAIVLQWIFFDANELNNGVGLARVHYKFKIGGNGETFQERGKKAYSILNDHLANRDWIELNRPTLADVSCFPFCSVSKDAKIDIDEYPNLRNWMERFSHLENFVPFRKIEHK
- a CDS encoding methylated-DNA--[protein]-cysteine S-methyltransferase, which codes for MTYYAKIGSPIGELLIVSNGISITRICMDNQKYGADIEEDWIERSNLEPISLAREQLNAYFAGHLKKFDLPLTMIGTPFQKRVWAELIKIPFGEIISYGELARRIDNPNASRAVGLANGKNPMAIVVPCHRVIGSNGSLTGYGGGLPNKQYLLEMERTLEQGNVNSASNFEGDLWTWSEQNELPLKNGS
- a CDS encoding alpha/beta hydrolase produces the protein MTGTLLAGDEVKSNLENSYRIEDGKFTGVGNTSIYYRSYRSKNASKPRVLVVQHGIGEHGGRYENLLGALSGKGYNVYLIDSRGHGKSEGDRGVVTDFNQFLSDLDQLIGIAKQKEGVLKVTLMGHSMGALISLFYAGDPGYQANLDRLVLSSLPIEVKTNLIAKIKKGMLGLIAGTSPGFTISTGLDAATLSRDETAVAAYKNDPLVHDKAGAYLGDFILNSKEKALEKASKINLPVYLFHGKEDAIALSAGTEEAFAAIPSKDKTMKIYEGLFHETMNELPADREQVLKDLVSWLASH